CCTCGCGGTCCATGTGGTTCGCCGCGTGCTCGGCGTACGGCGTGTTGATCGCGCTCGGCTTGACGAGCGTGACGCTCACCGGCACGCCCTCCTTCTCGAGCTCCATCCGGAGCGCGTCGGTGAACCCCTTGACGGCGTGCTTCGAGGCCGAGTAGTGGCCCTGAAGCGGGATCGCCCGGTCGCTCAGCACCGACCCCACGTTGATGAGCGCGCCCGACGAGCCTTTCTCACGGAAGTGCTTCGCCGCCGTCAGGCTCCCGTGGACGACGCCCCAGTAGTTCGTCTCGAACAGCTGGCGGGCGTCCTCCTCGGGGATGTCCTTGAGCTCTCCGTACACCGAGACGCCGGCGTTGTTGACCCACGTGTCGAACCCACCGAACGCCTCGTGGGCCGTGTCGTGGATGAGTTGGTGGACGGCCGCGTCGGCGACGTCGGCGGCGACGGTCTCGACGGTCGCGCCCTTGGCGCGGCACTGCGCGGCGGCCTCGTCGAGGTCGTCGGCGGAGCGGGCGGCGAGGACGAGGGTCGCGCCGCGCTCGGCGGCCAGGAGCGCCGTCGCGAGGCCGATCCCGGACGTGGCGCCGGTGATCACGATCGTCTGTTGGTCGAGGGGCTTGAGAGAGACGGACATGGGAGGGGTCGGTGGGAGGGGTGTCCGTTCGACGGTTCCGGCGGCGGGTCGTTCGTCGCCCACCGGCATCTCAGGGGACGCCCCGTGCCCGCAGAGCGCCTCTCGCGCGTCTTCGCCCCGAATCCCCCCGGCCTCGGCGGTGGCGTCACCGAGGCCGGCGGAGCTTGGCGGCTTGACTCCCTCGGCCCCTCGGCCCGACCGCATGCCTCAGATCCGCAACGTCGCCATCGTCGCCCACGTCGACCACGGCAAGACCACCCTCGTCGACAGCCTCCTCTGGCAGTCCGGCACCTTCCGCGACAACCAGGACATCGCCGAGCGGGTCATGGACTCGATGGACCTCGAGCGCGAGAAGGGGATCACCATCATGGCCAAGAACACGGCCGTGCGGTACACCCCCGACGCCGGCGCCCTCGCGGGCGAGGAGGTCAAGATCAACATCGTCGACACGCCGGGCCACGCGGACTTCGGCGGCGAGGTCGAGCGGACGCTCCGGATGGTCGACGGCATCATGCTGCTCGTCGACGCCGCCGAGGGCCCGCTCCCGCAGACGCGGTTCGTGCTGTCGAAGGCTCTCGCGCTTGGGCTCGAGCCGATCGTCGTCATCAACAAGATCGACCGGCAGGACGCCCGCCCCGAGGAGGTGCTCAACGAGGTCTACGACCTCTTTATCGACCTCGACGCGGACGAGCACCAGATCGAGTTCCCAGTCATCTACGCCGTCGCCCGTGACGGCCAGTGCACGACGGAGTTGGGCGGGGAGATGACCGACCTCCGGCCCATCTTCGACGCCATCGTCGACACGATCCCGGCGCCGAAGGGCGACCCCGACGCGCCGCTCCAGGTCCTCGTCACCGACGTGAAGCCGGACAACTTCCTCGGGCCGATCGCCATCGGCCGCGTCGTCAACGGGACGCTGAAGGTCAAGCAGCGCGTGCTCCTCTGCGGGCGCGAGGGCGCGCGGAAGCCGGCGCAGGTGACGCAGCTGTTCGTGAGCGAAGGGCTCGCCCGCGTCGAGGCCGAGAGCGCGCCCGCCGGCGAGATCATCTTGGCCGCCGGGCTCCAGGGCATCGGCCTCGGCGAGTCCGTGGCCGACGCCGACGACCCGAAGCCGCTCGCCGCCCTCTCCATCGACGAGCCGACGCTGTCCATGGAGTTCCGGATCAACGACAGCCCGTTCGTCGGGCGCGACGGGAAGTACGTGACGAGCCGCAACCTCCGCGACCGGCTCATGAAGGAGGGCGAGGCCAACCTCGCGCTCCGGATCGAGGAGACCGACTCGGCCGAGAAGTTCCTAGTCTTCGGCCGCGGCGAGCTCCAGATGGCCATCCTCATCGAGCAGATGCGGCGCGAGGGCTACGAGTTCGCGGTCGGCATGCCGCAGGTGATCACGAAGGAGGTCAACGGGAAGCTCCACGAGCCCTACGAGCGCGCGACGATCGACGTGGCCGAGGAGTTCATGGGCGTCGTGATCGAGACGCTCGGGACGCGGAAGGGCATGATGGTCGAGATGAAGAACAACGGCGGCGGGCGCGTCCGCCTCACGTTCGAGATCCCGGCGCGCGGGCTCATCGGCTACCGGACCGAGTTCCTCACGGACACCAAGGGCACCGGCCTCCTCACGCACATCTTCGACGGGTACCGCCCCTGGGCCGGCCCCATCACGCACCGCGCGACCGGCGCCATCGTGGCCGACCGCCAGGGCAAGGTGACGCCGTACACCGTC
This sequence is a window from Rubrivirga marina. Protein-coding genes within it:
- a CDS encoding SDR family oxidoreductase, yielding MSVSLKPLDQQTIVITGATSGIGLATALLAAERGATLVLAARSADDLDEAAAQCRAKGATVETVAADVADAAVHQLIHDTAHEAFGGFDTWVNNAGVSVYGELKDIPEEDARQLFETNYWGVVHGSLTAAKHFREKGSSGALINVGSVLSDRAIPLQGHYSASKHAVKGFTDALRMELEKEGVPVSVTLVKPSAINTPYAEHAANHMDREAKLPPPTYAPEVVARAILHAAEHPQRNVTVGAKDGVVAVLGGVAPRLTDKLMEGAFFGLQKGEPIAGPTEGALHEPPTGAVRVSGNADGHVFKSSAWTQIQQRPMASLGAALAAGVAIAWARRN
- the typA gene encoding translational GTPase TypA, with the translated sequence MPQIRNVAIVAHVDHGKTTLVDSLLWQSGTFRDNQDIAERVMDSMDLEREKGITIMAKNTAVRYTPDAGALAGEEVKINIVDTPGHADFGGEVERTLRMVDGIMLLVDAAEGPLPQTRFVLSKALALGLEPIVVINKIDRQDARPEEVLNEVYDLFIDLDADEHQIEFPVIYAVARDGQCTTELGGEMTDLRPIFDAIVDTIPAPKGDPDAPLQVLVTDVKPDNFLGPIAIGRVVNGTLKVKQRVLLCGREGARKPAQVTQLFVSEGLARVEAESAPAGEIILAAGLQGIGLGESVADADDPKPLAALSIDEPTLSMEFRINDSPFVGRDGKYVTSRNLRDRLMKEGEANLALRIEETDSAEKFLVFGRGELQMAILIEQMRREGYEFAVGMPQVITKEVNGKLHEPYERATIDVAEEFMGVVIETLGTRKGMMVEMKNNGGGRVRLTFEIPARGLIGYRTEFLTDTKGTGLLTHIFDGYRPWAGPITHRATGAIVADRQGKVTPYTVVNLQERGQLFVGPQDEVYNGMVVGENARDEDMEVNATKEKKLTNMRASGSDNFEKLNPPKRMSLEEAIEFIREDELIEITPNAMRIRKRHLDPHERKRAAMARKQEA